In the Magnolia sinica isolate HGM2019 chromosome 15, MsV1, whole genome shotgun sequence genome, one interval contains:
- the LOC131227810 gene encoding probable calcium-binding protein CML25 encodes MGIRSLLARRKKSKSPPNSSLKNSVFSRSGSKRTQVDELQHVFQKFDANGDGKISWSELGSIMSNLGHPASEEELQRMVREVDSDGDGFIDLNEFIELNTTGVDSSAVLEDLRNAFLIFDLDGNGSISPEELQRVLRSLGDESSMAECRKMIRGVDCDGNGLIDFEEFKIMMTRSMKMPTVIEELQ; translated from the coding sequence ATGGGTATTCGGTCATTGCTCGCACGTcgaaagaaatcaaaatccccTCCCAATTCATCCCTCAAAAATTCAGTATTCAGCCGCTCGGGATCGAAAAGAACCCAAGTTGATGAACTCCAGCACGTCTTTCAAAAGTTCGACGCCAACGGCGATGGAAAGATATCATGGTCGGAGCTAGGCTCGATCATGAGCAACTTAGGCCACCCTGCTTCCGAAGAAGAGCTTCAAAGGATGGTGAGAGAGGTCGATTCCGACGGCGATGGATTCATCGATTTGAATGAATTCATAGAGCTTAACACTACCGGCGTGGATTCGTCTGCAGTCTTGGAAGACTTACGGAATGCGTTCTTGATATTCGATCTCGACGGGAACGGATCGATTTCGCCGGAGGAATTGCAGAGGGTGCTGCGGAGCTTGGGCGATGAGAGCTCGATGGCAGAATGTAGGAAGATGATTCGTGGGGTGGATTGCGATGGCAACGGTCTTATAGATTTCGAAGaattcaaaatcatgatgactcgTTCGATGAAAATGCCGACCGTTATCGAAGAATTACAGTGA